The region tcagaattgtaaaaattggccgtgtcacttaggtgaaaacaggctttggggtgaaggggttaaaggggttgtcctaacaGATCATCCTCTTGTAATTACAAAAGCTTTTGTggtttgtttgtgttttgttttttttcctttttaatttcTTGTAAACCTTgcgatgttgtgtgtgtgtgtgtgtgtgtgtttttttttttttttttgtaactttcttGTAAACGTGCATTGTTTCCCTATAAATGGCAACTGGCTATAATGGTCAGACACATGTGCTGTATTTAGAAGTGTTGTTATTTCATAAAGCAgcacacttagggtatgtttccacggtcaggaaacgctgcttgtttgacgctgcgcagagctgcagcgtcaaacaagcagcgtccagatgttccagcatagtggaggggatttgatgaaatcctgtctccactatgcgtggaaacccgcacgcggcggccctgcgactccggacatgctgcgcgtcttttcagatcgcagcatgtccgtacaccttgcggggacgcagcgtccccgcaaggcatatcacagggccctatgggacagagcgatcatcccggatgtgaagagttaacacatcctgcatgatcgcgtcccagaaagggggcggggcttagcgccgagcggcttcgccgctgcggcgataccgccggccatcctgaacgtggagacatagccttacatTTCCTTTATCATCAAAGAATGAATCATTTgtcaaatatttttatttatttttcttgaaataaaaaaatataaactgccgtcatttccccccaaaaaaaacacttTACATGCAATCCCAAAAGCCtgagtcattttctgatgatgccGTTTCCTTTAATCACCATTGAACTTGGTCAGAAAATTAGCTGCTTTCTATTATGTCTCTTAGCTCGTTTTTGCTGAACATGGAAGCCCTAGAGAAGCTGCtgttgatggttttttttttttgtttttttttctttctttttcttaatTATTTAGAACATTAACATTGAATGTAGGAGGCCAGACCTATTGATTGTTTTTCGAAGttgaggtgaaaaaaaaaataaaaaaatgctgccaTAGCCAGAGTGATTTTCTTGTGACTTTTCCAACATCCTGTTCTCATGTATGTCTTCATTTCCCGTGATCCCACAGCACGACCTTCACAAACACCAGTGGAAAGACAACAATTATACCCAAGCCGAACCCTAAGGTGGTCATCGGACAGCGCTACGGACTCAGCGGCCTGGATGTGGTGATGATTAACAGGCTCTACGCTTGCAGTAAGACATTAGTAGGACGGCTTCTTCATGCGGTGACCTCCATGTTTGGGTGCAGTTGGCTCCATGGCCCCCTTGTCGTCTCAAAGTGAGACTCCTGGCATTATCCTATGGTTCGCAAAGCTGATGCTGAGCTTACAACCATGGCCAAATGTCATCCTCCTCTTTGCTGCAAAAGGACCGATCTTTGAGATTACCCTGTATAATCGGTGGGGCTCCTGTCCTCCTGCTGTGCTGACGTTCCCTGCACAGCTTTGGGCATGGGGTGCAAACCTGACAACTGTCTTAGAAAACTTAATATTCCAGATCACTAAAGGGCATAATCTCCGGCTACAATTGGGCAGTTAAGGAGGAAGTCGGGACAGGACTAAAGCTTTCCAAGTTAATGACACAGGTGGCCATGCATTGTGCAGGGGAAAAATTAAGCTGCACTGAAGCCCCTTTATTCTCAGGACTGGTGGGGGGTCCCTGCAATAAGACCTCCATCAATAAACAAGAGCTGCTAAAATTGATAGCGGAAAACTCTTTTAATATATTCGactagtgtgtgtgtgttaaaGGTCCCGATCCTGCAACCATCTAATTTGTATGGGAGTGTTTTGACTCTTCCCCTGATCGGGGTGGATCGGGAATTTGACTTTGTACTCACAGAACAGAAGTTATTTCCATAGGTGTCTGATGGTAACCTATATACCGATACATATTGAGAACACATGCTCTGCTGGGACGAGCATACGGATGTCAGGAGGAATAGCGGTCACCCCAAGGAGCATTCATCTAATACAAATGGCCACCTCTCCCCAAAAGTTTTCTCGCAATCCTCTCCTTATCACTGTAAGATTTCCTTCCTCTCCGAGTTTATGGTTCGTTCTTCTTGACAGATCTATGCAGGACGAAGATACTGGGGACATCGGGAACCTTATTGTCCAGTGATGCGGCCCCATCACTGGCCAATGACAACTGTCTATGGATTCTTCACGTTCCTTTAAACAAGGTGAGGTGTGCGTTAATGGAGgatggacatgccctgcttctctgCTATCCTCCTCCTCGTCCTATGAGCTTTACAGCAGCTGCTTGGCACAAGGCTCTCAATTGCACAATAGAGCACATTTCCGCGCATACATTCTGATATCTACAGCACTGATGGGGCCCTAGAAATCTAGCGGATCACCATGTAATGGTCGTTCTCAGTACTGTAGATCAGATCACATATACTTCAATAAAAGCTGATCTGTAGTAGCGAGAGTGGCTTCTGCACAGTAAGGTGCGGTGATAAAAGTTGGCGCCTAAGGAATGAATCTGGGCTGGACTCAGAAGTCCTGGCTCAAAGGTAAGAGGCCCTCTCCTGTAGTCCATGAAAGAGCTGGTAGCATGTTTCTGCCTTTCCTTATCCAGGATAAGAGGAGGATTGGCTAAAAAAAAGATCCCGAGGGGAGCCCTCTTGGTGGGGCGTCCCTGTGCTCCACATTTGCTCAAATCTGTGCCTGGGCCGGAACGGTAAAGGTGAATGTTGGCATCTCTAACGTCCGTTCTGCTCATTTCTCCAGCTCGTTCTGCAGTTTGACTCTTTCAGCGCCTCATCGATCAATTGCACCGCTGAAATCATTGTGTACGACGGAGTCACAAAAACCAGCCCGGTGCTGGCGACCATCAGCCCAAACCAGCAGCATCATGTCCTCATTTCGTCAGGTTTATTCCTGCTGGTGGAATATATAACTGATCAGCATTGTTCCAGCAGCTTCCACGCATCGTATAACGCAGGTATTGGGTCTAATTATTGACATGTAAGCACTTTTAGATATAGATTGGTGAAAGATGAGGCAGTGACAAGATCTATGGCGGTCAACCGGATTGCAGATTGGTTGGCAAATGTGGGGCGGAAAGTGAATTTCTCGCTGTAAAGTTTGCTGGCTCACCCTGGCGTAAAGGTGACGTCACATTTATCCCACCAGCCTGATATTATAGGACCTTTTCTCAGCTGATGGCCTTCCCTCTGTGATCCACATCTGACTCTAAAGCTTGCATAATGACCATCCACAGATGTGATGGCGCATTTGCGCTGCTGAGTAGATCGTACTTGCCAACCTTTTTCTTGGGCAGGGATGCAAATTCTTTCCTCCCAGTATTGTTTCAGAAAATCTGGACAAGTCTGGCAAATTTGGGACTGTTGACAAATATTCTAAAATGCGCATGTGCCAGCATTTAGCTTTGGTGTGGAGGATGTCCTCAGCCACATGGAAAGGGGCTGTATTATCAGGCTTGCAGAAGACGCTGACGATGACCCAGGTCTTCCAAGGAAACCCCTCAGTGTGGTTCTTAGGTGTGATGTCTTGTGGGGACGATGTTAAGGTGTGGCAGCAGCTAGGTATCCTGATAAGGCTGGGACAAGGTACTTTGGTGCCCTAGGCAAAAGAAGCCGatggcactttcaacccccaagtacaGAAGTGGGTCAGAGCCCCCCTAATGTAAACCCTCGTTCCCCTTTCGATGGGTCAGGTAACAAGCTCTGATGACCTTTTCCACTAgaattgttacattttttttttttttcaacgaaAAATACCAACAAATACAGGTTGCAACAAATataatgatggttctggtgccatattcttGTACTGGTAATGTATTCATATTCTAGTGATGATTGTTTAGGTGCTGTATTTATCATCGGTACATGAATTTCAAAACCAAAATTAgcatcagtacataaatagaacACAGAGCCATCAATGGTACATAAATAAGGCACCAGTACAATCATCAGTAAATGGGTGactagaactaccatcagtacatgaatacagcagcaGAACCACTGTCTGTAAATAAATACAACAGCAGTACCACCATCAGTACTTGTATAAAGCACCCAACTTAGTACAGAAATCAATTGTATTGTCATGTCAAGCCCATCTGTATTTGTATCTCATGactctacaactcccagtatgaccTTACCATTGTTACAGACTTTAGACCGTAAAAAAACTACAGTACTGATGAGACATATTCAGCATCGTAAAAGTAAATATCTCTCCACACATGACCTAAATACGCCTCTTATGAGGTCTGTATTTAATATATGCATCACTGCCGCACATATAGTGTTATATCCACAACAACCCCCAATACACAGCACCAGCAAAAAGTTAGGATGCCAAGGCTCCCAAATAAAGATATACTAATAtataatacatactgtatatatacacctcaATGGGTCTTTTTTATAAAACCGATCTATTTTTCATTTTACAGTGACTTCCGGTGGCACTTTTACTTCTAACAATAGTTTTGTGGCCTCACCGAAATATCCAAGTACCTATCCCAACAGTGTCCAGGATACCTCCATCATCCTAGCTCCGGTTGGGTTCATGGTGAGTAGAGGCGTTTTGTATAGATTAGTTATTGTGGATCCTCCTGAAGCTCCATACTTCCCTGTGTAACAAACTCCTATACGTCCCACAAGTCTAGCGGACTGTTTCCAGTGGCCTATGAAAACATTAGGGGCTGAGGATCATCGAAGTATAAAAATTTGGCCCCTTGAAGGTTCCGCTTGACATCATTGCAGGATGAGCTGGGATCTGGCAGGGCCATTGACCATCTGTAAACTTAACTTCTGATAGTTTAATTGTCCAAATTCTTTAATTGGAAAGAGAATGCGCCAATAATTGTAAGGTCACAGTAAATGCTATAAAAGTCACTTATCAATATTACTATCAGTCGACATAATCACCCATTGCGTAGTTCCAACATGTCTGCATAAGGAAAGtaggttttttctttgttttctgtcatgtcactttccaATATTTGGGGAGAATGGACTTAATATTGAAAATGAGGAAGTTGCTTTTGAGATGTTACCTGGCCAAATTCATGGGAATATCCAAATTTGCTAGCAAATCTgccatttttaattgttttaatgcCCATGTGATTTCTTGGCAGTAGTCCCATTACCAGAGTATAAAATAGTTGGTTTTAGGCAATCCCCTTTAGTGTGTGTTGCTATCAGCCATTGTGGGGAAGTTCTCACGGCGAGACTTGAATTGGTGGAGTACTATATGGGAATAAGCCTCTATAGACCTGTAGGAAGCCATCGTATGACCATGTACAAGAGACCTTATTCCGCACTGGCTTCCCTCTTTACGTCCTTCTCTCATGGATTCTCGGCACTGCCATCATGGTGGCATCATCTGCTTCCTTTAGGATGGAGAGTACAAGTTTTCCGTGATGTTTCAGACGTGTTCCTTTTCTTCCAGGTGTCCCTAAATTTAACGTTGTTTGACCTTGAGTCGTCTCCAACTTGCTCCAATGACTTCTTGGTGATTAGAGATGGTGGTGATACCAATTCGTCCATCATTGGCACTTATTGCGGAAAAATAATGGATTTAGTATTATCATCAACTGGAAATATGATGTTGCTCCAGTTCTCCAGCAACGATCGGACAAATGGGAAGGGCTTCAGGGCCGAATATACTTTTGGTAAGCTTTTACATTCTTTTTATGGTAAAGGGAAGGGATAGGCTTGGTGAAAATGTTGTCTTTTCTCCAGAAGCTGTCATGTCTGATGATGCATTTCAGCGGCTTCACTTCAATGGAGCTgatttgcaataccagacacaacccatagACTTTTGAGGATGGGGGGTTCAGAAGGAAAGCTGCCATGTTTTTGGTAATACTATAGCCATGGATgtcttcagggctaaaaaaaaaaaaaaaaaaagcagagtttACATCTGGCCTTGTCATCAAAAATATAGACTAGGTGGAATAGATGTCAAGGTTCAGCCTGACCAGGTCAAATTGGGCATTGCACACGTCAAAGAATTGGGTAAAGTCTATCTGAGCAGCGTGAGGACCCATGTAAAGACATAGTCAACATGTCAAACTTAGGTTTCTTGGGGGTCTCCAGAAGAAATATGTCTTCTATCCATACAGGACATGTGTATGTCAACTCTTTAAGTCAATTGTAAATGACACATCTCCTTTAAGATTGAAAACAAAAATTATGTGAGCCTTGGTTAACCAAACCCATGATGCAGGTGTCTTGGTCACACAAAAGACACCAGTGGTGCCCAATGGACCCCAGTATCGGTGTAATGGATCCAGTGGGGAATGCAGCAAGTGATTGTGGTCTGGTGCGGTAACAGTCCTAGGTTGTAAGAGGAGGTAGTGTAATGCCAAcctgtgcaggaaaaaaaaaaccttgtcacttttttgttttgtttcctgagaTACAGACTTCCACGTTGCGTGTCCAGTTATTAGCGGTACATGCAAGGCGAGTATCGCTAACTCGTTCCCTTTTCTTCTTTCGCAGTGCCACCAAACACCGACCGCTAAAGACTACGAACAACAAATAGTACCCGAGACCCCTGGTCTTATGAAGAAAATGTGaatatttaacaacaaaaaaaaaaaacaatgttttttaaTGGATGTCTACTGGAGAGGAAAGTAGTTTTCACCCTTCCGCCAACTTACGGTGTCCAGGCCCTGTGGACTGTTTAGATTTCTATGaatatattttaatgaaaaaaaagcaAACAGACGGCGTCTTCAGAGCACAGTGTGGAATTAGGAAAAGGCAGATTTGGGCGGTGCTCAGATTATATTAGAAATGGGGAAACGCGTCATAACCAAAAGCATTTAAGCTGAATTGACATAAAAGACATCAGCAATGACCACTTAGTCTACTCCCTAACCTGCTCCGGACCGGTGGCTGTGTCCTGCACACTTGCGCTCGGCTTTTGTGGCTCCAAACAAGATCTCTTCTCCTGTAATCAAGAGCTTTTTACAGTTTTAAATCAAAATTCTAAGTTCTGTGCTGATTG is a window of Ranitomeya variabilis isolate aRanVar5 chromosome 2, aRanVar5.hap1, whole genome shotgun sequence DNA encoding:
- the LOC143806420 gene encoding astacin-like metalloendopeptidase codes for the protein MAQAIVLLVAAALCALGSALPVQTPSSAPGSKSVKGKQLTISDIILSANADLSRPLFQGDIARPLGRSALRCGSCRWQKVDGAVNVPFLIDTKYTKYEKRLIKTALEEFSTVSCVRFIERTSETSYIRIENTPGCWSYIGRNGYAQPVSLQSTKCLGYGVIQHEVMHALSFNHEHTRPDRDNYVDIMWQYISQVNQGDFKKDNGDTLNTAYNYNSIMHYSSTTFTNTSGKTTIIPKPNPKVVIGQRYGLSGLDVVMINRLYACNLCRTKILGTSGTLLSSDAAPSLANDNCLWILHVPLNKLVLQFDSFSASSINCTAEIIVYDGVTKTSPVLATISPNQQHHVLISSGLFLLVEYITDQHCSSSFHASYNAVTSGGTFTSNNSFVASPKYPSTYPNSVQDTSIILAPVGFMVSLNLTLFDLESSPTCSNDFLVIRDGGDTNSSIIGTYCGKIMDLVLSSTGNMMLLQFSSNDRTNGKGFRAEYTFVPPNTDR